A window of the Natronomonas salina genome harbors these coding sequences:
- a CDS encoding cytochrome C oxidase subunit IV family protein, protein MASDSVKLYALIYLALVGLATSKFVFFHFEFFSYWQAFAATMTAAALKTGLIVGYYQHLRWENRSLTALMAQALALALLLMVAASYSIS, encoded by the coding sequence ATGGCGAGCGACTCAGTGAAGCTCTACGCGCTCATCTACCTCGCGCTCGTGGGGCTGGCGACGTCGAAGTTCGTCTTCTTTCACTTCGAGTTCTTCAGCTACTGGCAGGCCTTCGCCGCGACGATGACCGCCGCGGCGCTGAAGACCGGGCTCATCGTCGGCTACTACCAGCACCTCCGCTGGGAGAACCGCTCGCTGACCGCGCTCATGGCGCAGGCGCTCGCACTCGCCCTCCTGCTGATGGTCGCGGCGTCGTACTCCATCTCGTGA
- a CDS encoding glycosyltransferase — translation METVAVFTDTYLPTVNGVTYTVSTWRDAWTDRGGRMPVVYPEDGEYAPTAEEHPVPSVPFPFYQGFRFGWPRVPEAVADADLDVVHTHTPFTLGLAGRRLAADHDVPLVASYHTPAREYATYISDAFAGVLRRAADSYERWFFGAVDAVVVPTETAAEQVCSGGTDVHVVSNGVDTEHFGPADDEAVAAFRRHHDLPDGPLVGYTGRHGYEKRLEDLLTATVGLDAGVVLAGDGPASPELRRRAAARDDVVFLGFLDRAELPTFYSALDAFAFPSPVETQGLVALEAVACGTPVVAVDSGALSETVDDGETGYHYRPGDLEDFRAALRRALAESDALSVQCLERREALGVDHSIEQLQGVYESVS, via the coding sequence ATGGAGACCGTCGCGGTATTCACGGATACGTACCTCCCGACGGTCAACGGCGTGACCTACACGGTCAGCACCTGGCGCGACGCCTGGACGGACCGCGGCGGTCGGATGCCGGTCGTCTACCCGGAGGACGGCGAGTACGCGCCGACCGCCGAGGAGCACCCCGTACCGAGCGTCCCATTCCCGTTCTACCAGGGGTTCCGCTTCGGCTGGCCGCGGGTCCCCGAGGCGGTCGCCGACGCGGACCTCGACGTCGTCCACACGCACACCCCCTTCACGCTCGGGCTGGCCGGTCGGCGGCTCGCCGCCGACCACGACGTGCCGCTGGTCGCCTCCTACCACACCCCCGCCCGCGAGTACGCCACCTACATCAGCGACGCCTTCGCCGGCGTCCTCCGCCGCGCGGCGGACAGCTACGAGCGGTGGTTCTTCGGTGCGGTCGACGCCGTCGTCGTGCCGACGGAGACCGCCGCGGAGCAGGTCTGCAGCGGCGGGACGGACGTCCACGTCGTCTCCAACGGCGTCGACACCGAGCACTTCGGGCCGGCCGACGACGAGGCCGTCGCCGCGTTCCGCCGCCACCACGACCTCCCGGACGGACCGCTGGTCGGCTACACCGGTCGTCACGGCTACGAGAAGCGGCTCGAGGACCTGCTGACCGCGACGGTCGGTCTCGACGCGGGTGTCGTCCTCGCCGGCGACGGGCCCGCAAGCCCGGAACTCCGGCGGCGGGCGGCGGCCCGCGACGACGTCGTCTTCCTCGGGTTCCTCGACCGGGCGGAACTGCCGACCTTCTACAGCGCGCTCGACGCGTTCGCCTTCCCCAGCCCGGTCGAGACCCAGGGGCTCGTCGCCCTGGAGGCCGTCGCCTGCGGGACGCCGGTCGTCGCCGTCGACAGCGGCGCCCTCTCGGAGACGGTGGACGACGGCGAGACGGGCTACCACTACCGGCCGGGCGACCTCGAGGACTTCCGGGCGGCGCTCCGCCGGGCGCTCGCCGAGTCGGACGCTCTGTCGGTGCAGTGTCTCGAGCGGCGCGAGGCGCTCGGCGTCGATCACTCTATCGAGCAACTACAGGGTGTCTACGAATCGGTGTCGTGA
- a CDS encoding DUF420 domain-containing protein — protein MSTVRGPQFAKEHPRALTALLTVVGYVVVIGTLYGDVGLYPQISESTVDLFSAIIAVVNSATVACLVAGWYWIRNDEVDRHRLAMTAAFALIMLFLVFYLLKTGGGGRKEIVEGAPLRGLYLGMLAVHIVLSVLAVPLVLYAITLGVTHTTAELRETAHARVGRIAVSVWLVSLVLGVVAYLMLAFYYGPEQVEFVRGMA, from the coding sequence ATGTCGACAGTTCGCGGGCCGCAGTTCGCGAAGGAACACCCCCGTGCCCTCACCGCCCTCCTCACCGTCGTCGGTTACGTGGTCGTGATCGGGACGCTGTACGGCGACGTCGGCCTCTACCCACAGATATCGGAGTCGACCGTCGACCTGTTCTCGGCGATCATCGCGGTCGTCAACTCCGCGACGGTCGCCTGCCTCGTCGCCGGGTGGTACTGGATCCGTAACGACGAGGTCGACCGCCACCGGCTGGCGATGACCGCCGCGTTCGCGCTCATCATGCTGTTCCTCGTCTTCTACCTCCTGAAGACTGGCGGCGGCGGCCGGAAGGAGATCGTCGAAGGGGCGCCGCTCCGGGGGCTGTACCTCGGGATGCTGGCCGTCCACATCGTCCTCTCCGTGCTGGCGGTGCCGCTGGTCCTGTACGCCATCACGCTCGGGGTGACGCACACGACGGCCGAACTCCGGGAGACCGCCCACGCCCGCGTCGGCCGCATCGCGGTCTCCGTCTGGCTGGTCAGCCTCGTCCTGGGCGTCGTCGCCTACCTGATGCTGGCGTTCTACTACGGTCCCGAACAGGTCGAGTTCGTCCGCGGGATGGCCTAG
- a CDS encoding 5-formyltetrahydrofolate cyclo-ligase, with product MTDKQEIRERVWDHLEAEGYARFPFPPHGRIPNFEDADAAAERAMALPELAEADAVKANPDSPQLPLRRTLLEQGTTVYMAVPRLAEERCFVELDPAEVADIEAAPTVSHMDEYGRQVAPEAVPELDAIVVGSVAVTDDGARIGKGEGYSDLEYAILRELGLVDDETTVVTTVHDSQIVDDEVDVGRHDVPMDVVCTPSRTIRTDAAPEKPAGIFWEDVDDERIEEIPVLDGLRE from the coding sequence ATGACCGACAAACAGGAGATCCGCGAGCGAGTCTGGGACCACCTGGAAGCAGAAGGGTACGCCCGGTTCCCGTTCCCGCCGCACGGCCGCATCCCGAACTTCGAGGACGCCGACGCGGCGGCCGAGCGAGCGATGGCCCTCCCCGAACTCGCCGAGGCGGACGCGGTGAAGGCCAACCCCGACTCCCCGCAGCTGCCGCTCCGGCGGACACTGCTGGAGCAGGGGACGACCGTCTACATGGCCGTCCCGCGGCTCGCCGAGGAGCGGTGCTTCGTCGAACTCGACCCCGCGGAGGTCGCCGACATCGAGGCCGCGCCGACCGTCTCGCACATGGACGAGTACGGCCGACAGGTCGCCCCGGAGGCGGTGCCCGAACTCGACGCCATCGTCGTCGGTAGCGTCGCCGTGACCGACGACGGGGCACGAATCGGGAAGGGCGAGGGCTACAGCGATCTGGAGTACGCGATTCTTCGGGAACTCGGCCTGGTCGACGACGAGACCACCGTCGTCACGACCGTCCACGATTCGCAAATCGTCGACGACGAGGTGGACGTCGGGCGCCACGACGTACCGATGGACGTCGTCTGTACACCCTCCCGGACCATCCGGACCGACGCCGCCCCCGAGAAACCGGCCGGTATCTTCTGGGAGGACGTCGACGACGAGCGAATCGAGGAGATCCCGGTGCTGGACGGCCTCCGGGAGTAG
- a CDS encoding glycosyltransferase family 4 protein has product MRVLNYLELEGQLQRSGIGTSARHQRMALADTEVELLTSPWNGGSLAKAAAKRAVGDPLFADCDVAHCNLAGPGSLAVARHARRHDVPLVLHAHVTREDFAESFRGSTTVAPALGRYLRWFYSQADLVLCPSEYTKGLLESYPVEAPIRPVTNGVDLASLEGFESFRDEYRGRYDLDGLVVFAVGNVFERKGLTDFCRLAELTDHDFAWFGPYDTGPHASPTVRRWVRDPPANVTFTGWIEDVRGAYGAGDVYCFPTKNENQGIAVLEAMACGKAVLLRDIPVFEEFFTDGEDCLKCETVAEFHEALERLADDPDLRERLGENARETAREHGLDRVADELRDAYATARRLHSGE; this is encoded by the coding sequence GTGCGCGTCCTGAACTACCTCGAACTCGAAGGGCAGCTGCAGCGCAGTGGCATCGGCACCTCGGCCCGCCACCAGCGGATGGCCCTCGCGGACACGGAGGTCGAACTACTCACGTCGCCGTGGAACGGCGGGTCGCTGGCGAAGGCGGCCGCCAAGCGCGCGGTCGGCGACCCGCTGTTCGCGGACTGCGACGTCGCCCACTGCAACCTCGCGGGACCGGGGAGCCTCGCGGTCGCCCGCCACGCCCGACGGCACGACGTGCCGCTCGTGTTGCACGCCCACGTGACGCGGGAGGACTTCGCCGAGAGCTTCCGCGGGTCGACGACGGTCGCGCCGGCGCTCGGGCGCTACCTCCGGTGGTTCTACTCGCAGGCCGACCTCGTGCTCTGCCCCAGCGAGTACACGAAGGGGCTGCTGGAGTCCTACCCGGTCGAGGCGCCGATCCGGCCGGTGACGAACGGCGTCGACCTGGCGTCGCTGGAGGGGTTCGAGTCGTTCCGCGACGAGTACCGGGGACGGTACGACCTCGACGGGCTGGTCGTCTTCGCGGTCGGCAACGTCTTCGAGCGGAAGGGGTTGACCGACTTCTGCCGGCTCGCCGAACTGACCGACCACGACTTCGCGTGGTTCGGCCCCTACGACACCGGGCCGCACGCCTCGCCGACGGTCCGGCGGTGGGTGCGGGACCCGCCGGCGAACGTGACCTTCACCGGCTGGATCGAGGACGTCCGCGGCGCGTACGGCGCCGGCGACGTCTACTGCTTCCCGACGAAGAACGAGAACCAGGGCATCGCTGTGCTCGAGGCGATGGCCTGCGGGAAGGCGGTGCTGCTGCGGGACATCCCCGTCTTCGAGGAGTTCTTCACCGACGGCGAGGACTGCCTGAAGTGCGAGACCGTCGCGGAGTTCCACGAGGCCCTGGAGCGACTCGCCGACGACCCCGACCTCCGAGAGCGACTCGGCGAGAACGCCCGGGAGACCGCTCGCGAGCACGGCCTGGACCGCGTTGCCGACGAACTCAGGGACGCCTACGCGACGGCTCGTCGGCTTCATTCTGGCGAGTAA
- a CDS encoding adenylyltransferase/cytidyltransferase family protein — translation MRRVVAQGTFDLLHPGHLHYLSEARSMGDELHVIVSRSENVTHKEKPVVGDRQRRDMIAALDPVDEARLGDTEDFFVPIRDIDPDVIVLGHDQHHDEDTLAAMLADEGIDCEVARASAREPRYDDEILSTGRIIDRVCERRC, via the coding sequence ATGAGACGCGTCGTCGCACAGGGTACCTTCGACCTCCTGCATCCCGGCCACCTCCACTACCTCTCGGAGGCCCGGTCGATGGGCGACGAACTCCACGTCATCGTCTCCCGCAGCGAGAACGTCACGCACAAGGAGAAGCCCGTGGTCGGCGACCGGCAGCGCCGCGACATGATCGCGGCGCTCGACCCGGTCGACGAGGCCCGCCTCGGGGACACCGAGGACTTCTTCGTCCCCATCCGCGACATCGACCCGGACGTCATCGTGCTCGGCCACGACCAGCACCACGACGAGGACACCCTCGCGGCGATGCTGGCCGACGAGGGCATCGACTGCGAGGTCGCCCGCGCCTCCGCCCGCGAGCCGCGGTACGACGACGAAATCCTCTCGACCGGCCGCATCATCGACCGGGTCTGCGAGCGCCGCTGCTGA
- a CDS encoding SelT/SelW/SelH family protein has protein sequence MTDVEIEYCVPCGFLNRASDLAEALLSAFGDDLDRVSLVTGDHGVFRVTVDGDVVFDKDEDDYDVDAITREVRDAI, from the coding sequence ATGACCGACGTCGAGATAGAGTACTGCGTCCCGTGTGGCTTCCTGAATCGCGCGTCGGACCTCGCGGAGGCGCTGCTGTCGGCGTTCGGCGACGACCTCGACCGGGTGTCGCTGGTGACCGGCGACCACGGCGTCTTCCGCGTCACCGTCGACGGCGACGTCGTCTTCGACAAGGACGAGGACGACTACGACGTCGACGCGATCACCCGCGAGGTCAGAGACGCCATCTAG
- a CDS encoding Mov34/MPN/PAD-1 family protein, which produces MGLLGSLTPNLFRSSEILGIADDALEFALRASEDAHPNEYMGQLRGEDARKLGLDRDGTVITDVLLAPGTKTNPVSAEFNPSYMPNDLKGVGSVHSHPNGVLRPSDADLATFSRGKVHIIVGAPYGQDDWRAFDTEGKETNLEVLNVDLPDDQFFDFTQRDIDRELR; this is translated from the coding sequence ATGGGACTGCTGGGGTCGCTGACGCCGAACCTCTTCCGCTCGAGCGAGATCCTCGGGATCGCGGACGACGCCCTGGAGTTCGCCCTCAGGGCCTCCGAGGACGCCCACCCCAACGAGTACATGGGCCAGCTCCGCGGCGAGGACGCCCGCAAGCTGGGGCTGGACCGCGACGGGACGGTCATCACCGACGTACTGCTGGCGCCAGGGACGAAGACCAATCCCGTCAGCGCGGAGTTCAACCCCTCCTACATGCCGAACGACCTCAAGGGGGTCGGCTCGGTCCACTCCCACCCCAACGGGGTGCTCCGCCCCAGCGACGCCGACCTCGCGACGTTCTCGCGGGGGAAGGTCCACATCATCGTCGGCGCGCCGTACGGCCAGGACGACTGGCGCGCCTTCGACACGGAAGGCAAGGAGACGAACCTTGAGGTCCTGAACGTCGACCTGCCGGACGACCAGTTCTTCGACTTCACCCAGCGGGACATCGACCGGGAGCTGCGATGA
- a CDS encoding ABC transporter permease, translating into MSRLGRIAAETRAAWHGFTRRRTAVFFTFFFPVIIILIFGALVQTDPTGGGLFAEPPGYYVAGYLAVVVLFTPLSRVGHEVARHREGNRFEKLATTPLTRPEWLLAQTLVNVVVVGLASLLIGGLVLLVTDAAFEFSALLVPYLVLGVALFCGFGAVLGRLADSQDGVVAASNGVALPLLFLSETFVPPSMLPGWFVPLMSLSPLTYFARGVRAATFPGWDPARSGLVGSGPYLDLAVLAALAVGFFAAGAYALPRTD; encoded by the coding sequence GTGAGCCGCCTCGGACGGATCGCCGCCGAGACGCGGGCGGCCTGGCACGGTTTCACCCGCCGCCGGACGGCGGTCTTCTTCACGTTCTTCTTCCCCGTCATCATCATCCTCATCTTCGGGGCACTGGTGCAGACGGACCCGACCGGCGGCGGCCTCTTTGCCGAGCCGCCGGGCTACTACGTCGCCGGCTACCTGGCGGTCGTCGTGCTGTTCACGCCGCTGTCTCGGGTCGGCCACGAGGTCGCCCGCCACCGCGAGGGCAACCGCTTCGAGAAGCTCGCGACCACGCCGCTGACCCGCCCCGAGTGGCTGCTCGCCCAGACGCTCGTCAACGTCGTCGTCGTCGGCCTCGCGTCGCTGCTCATCGGAGGACTCGTCCTGCTCGTCACAGACGCGGCCTTCGAGTTCTCCGCGTTGCTGGTCCCCTACCTCGTCCTCGGCGTCGCGCTGTTCTGCGGCTTCGGCGCGGTCCTCGGACGGCTGGCGGACTCACAGGACGGCGTCGTCGCGGCATCGAACGGCGTGGCGCTCCCGCTGCTCTTCCTCTCGGAAACGTTCGTCCCGCCGTCGATGCTGCCGGGCTGGTTCGTCCCGCTGATGAGCCTCTCGCCGCTGACGTACTTCGCCCGCGGCGTGCGCGCGGCGACGTTCCCTGGCTGGGACCCTGCCCGCTCCGGGCTCGTCGGCTCGGGGCCGTACCTCGACCTCGCGGTGCTGGCCGCCCTCGCGGTCGGCTTCTTCGCCGCCGGCGCGTACGCCCTCCCCCGGACGGACTGA
- a CDS encoding DUF6789 family protein — protein sequence MASDDSANAFGTPERSGDSMMSIVFDGIIGAVAGAVGVAGMTMVLLVAQTLGGFELESLAMLGEMTGIQAIAPGYATLIGYLLFLAGGMVTWPLLFASIGHYLPGDTNPKQGLFLGFVLWTGFVLAFYVDYTGLELGVYVLFTLIGHLVYGFCLGAVLDYFGNRSEPIV from the coding sequence ATGGCATCCGACGACTCGGCGAACGCGTTCGGCACCCCCGAGCGGAGCGGCGACTCCATGATGAGCATCGTCTTCGACGGCATCATCGGCGCCGTGGCCGGCGCCGTCGGCGTCGCCGGGATGACGATGGTGCTACTGGTCGCCCAGACGCTGGGCGGCTTCGAACTGGAGTCGCTGGCGATGCTCGGCGAGATGACGGGCATCCAGGCCATCGCGCCCGGGTACGCGACGCTCATCGGCTACCTGCTGTTCCTGGCCGGCGGGATGGTGACGTGGCCGCTGCTGTTCGCCTCCATCGGCCACTACCTCCCCGGGGACACCAACCCCAAGCAGGGCCTCTTCCTCGGGTTCGTCCTCTGGACGGGGTTCGTCCTGGCGTTCTACGTCGACTACACCGGGCTCGAACTGGGCGTCTACGTCCTGTTCACCCTGATCGGCCACCTCGTCTACGGGTTCTGTCTCGGCGCCGTCCTCGACTACTTCGGCAACCGCTCCGAGCCGATCGTCTGA
- a CDS encoding DUF7546 family protein translates to MIPRTRSLDRLPIPLPPSDQLLRYGLVLNVQLVAVVLYYSFSGLRLTEPRYVLFGLLWIDVGLLAVRGRSIPSGIPFRTRRRALAVATAYFGLLAVTGGLVGTGIESAGGLRVAWLTPGWGPALVYAGSTVSFVLMPAYVVGYTALAYLVYAALLETTRSAVGGVLGLLSCVSCTWPVVAAVGSTFVGGAGFLSTSAMQLSYDLSTAVFLATVALLYWRPGFGD, encoded by the coding sequence ATGATTCCCCGGACACGCTCGCTCGACCGACTGCCTATTCCGCTCCCGCCGTCCGACCAGCTCCTCCGCTACGGTCTCGTCCTGAACGTCCAGCTCGTCGCGGTGGTGCTGTACTACTCCTTCTCGGGCCTCCGGCTCACCGAGCCCCGGTACGTGCTCTTCGGCCTGCTGTGGATCGACGTCGGACTGCTCGCGGTCCGCGGCCGCAGCATCCCGTCGGGGATCCCGTTCCGGACGCGCCGCCGGGCGCTCGCGGTGGCGACGGCGTACTTCGGGCTCCTGGCCGTCACCGGCGGGCTGGTCGGGACCGGCATCGAGAGCGCCGGCGGCCTCCGCGTCGCGTGGCTGACGCCTGGATGGGGGCCGGCCCTCGTCTACGCGGGCTCGACCGTCTCGTTCGTGCTGATGCCGGCTTACGTGGTCGGCTACACGGCGCTGGCCTACCTGGTCTACGCCGCGCTGCTCGAGACGACGCGGTCGGCCGTCGGCGGCGTCCTCGGATTGCTCTCCTGCGTCTCATGTACGTGGCCCGTCGTCGCCGCCGTCGGATCGACGTTCGTCGGCGGCGCCGGCTTCCTGTCCACGTCGGCGATGCAGCTCTCTTACGACCTCTCGACGGCGGTCTTCCTCGCCACCGTGGCGCTCCTCTACTGGCGCCCCGGGTTCGGCGACTGA
- a CDS encoding ABC transporter ATP-binding protein produces the protein MVIRAEDVRRSYGETVALDGVSFSVEAGEVFALIGPNGAGKTTLIRALTGTTDAEGTVELFGAPPTDVARHRIGLLPQEFSPAGRLTARELVAYYAGLYDESRDVDAVLSDVGLEDSAGTWYENLSGGQKRRACVGTALVNDPELLVLDEPTTGIDPTGRRDLWRLVERLADGGTTVLLTTHYMEEAEELADRVGLLADGRLVTLGSPGELVARHGGDSRLVVEAEDEMAASRALESAGYDLLPDERHVAVPVGPEEIPAVVEMLEAADVEYGGLVWRQPSLDDVYVALTGTDVTAGGDPIEGGRP, from the coding sequence ATGGTCATCCGTGCCGAGGACGTCCGCCGCAGCTACGGCGAGACGGTGGCGCTGGACGGCGTCTCCTTCTCCGTCGAGGCCGGCGAGGTGTTCGCCCTCATCGGCCCCAACGGGGCCGGGAAGACGACGCTCATCCGCGCGCTGACCGGGACGACGGACGCCGAGGGGACCGTCGAACTCTTCGGCGCGCCGCCGACCGACGTCGCCCGCCACCGCATCGGCCTCCTGCCCCAGGAGTTCTCCCCCGCCGGGCGGCTCACCGCCCGCGAACTCGTCGCCTACTACGCCGGCCTCTACGACGAGTCGCGGGACGTCGACGCGGTCCTCTCCGACGTCGGCCTCGAGGACAGCGCCGGAACGTGGTACGAGAACCTCTCGGGCGGCCAGAAGCGCCGCGCCTGCGTCGGGACCGCGCTGGTCAACGACCCCGAACTGCTCGTCCTCGACGAACCGACGACCGGCATCGACCCCACCGGCCGCCGCGACCTCTGGCGACTGGTCGAGCGGCTCGCCGACGGCGGGACGACGGTCCTGCTGACGACCCACTACATGGAGGAGGCGGAGGAACTCGCCGACCGGGTGGGGCTGCTCGCCGACGGCCGCCTCGTCACGCTCGGCTCGCCCGGCGAACTCGTCGCCCGGCACGGCGGCGACAGCCGACTCGTCGTCGAAGCGGAGGACGAGATGGCCGCCTCGCGGGCGCTCGAATCCGCGGGCTACGACCTCCTGCCAGACGAGCGCCACGTCGCGGTCCCTGTCGGGCCCGAGGAGATCCCTGCGGTCGTCGAGATGCTGGAGGCCGCCGACGTCGAGTACGGCGGGCTCGTCTGGCGGCAGCCGAGCCTCGACGACGTCTATGTCGCGCTGACGGGAACGGACGTGACAGCAGGCGGCGACCCCATCGAGGGTGGTCGGCCGTGA